A DNA window from Pseudomonas tohonis contains the following coding sequences:
- a CDS encoding Glu/Leu/Phe/Val family dehydrogenase, with translation MSVFSHVEFDGHEQVVFGHDKASGLKAIIAIHNTHLGPALGGCRMWNYANDEQALRDVLRLSRGMTYKSALANLPLGGGKAVIIGDPHTGKSDALFQAMGDFVDSLGGRYITAADSGTGPAEMQIMAERSRHVAGANQREAFDGGVRSGDPSPSTAYGVFIGIQVAVKHRLRRDDLKGLRVAIQGVGQVGFHLASLLRQAGAELWVTDIVEANVRRAVEQLGAKAVGQHEIYGLDVDVFAPCAMGGIINPQSLEALRVPIIAGAANNQLADAQLAEELKRNGCLYAPDYAINAGGIIDVYFERSGGSAAELKAHIEGIGNTLRQIFTRADQEGRTTTDVADRLAEERFGRV, from the coding sequence ATGTCCGTCTTCTCCCACGTCGAATTCGATGGCCACGAACAGGTCGTCTTCGGTCACGACAAGGCATCCGGCCTCAAGGCCATCATCGCCATCCACAACACCCACCTCGGCCCCGCCCTCGGTGGCTGCCGCATGTGGAACTACGCCAACGACGAGCAGGCCCTGCGTGACGTGCTGCGCCTGTCCCGCGGCATGACCTACAAGTCCGCCCTCGCCAACCTGCCCCTCGGCGGCGGCAAGGCCGTGATCATCGGCGACCCGCACACGGGCAAGAGCGACGCGCTGTTCCAGGCCATGGGAGACTTCGTCGACAGCCTCGGCGGGCGCTACATCACCGCCGCCGACTCCGGCACCGGCCCGGCCGAGATGCAGATCATGGCCGAGCGCAGCCGCCACGTGGCCGGCGCCAACCAGCGCGAAGCCTTCGATGGCGGCGTGCGCAGCGGCGACCCGTCGCCGTCCACCGCCTATGGCGTGTTCATCGGCATCCAGGTGGCGGTCAAGCATCGCCTGCGCCGCGACGACCTCAAGGGCCTGCGCGTGGCCATCCAGGGCGTCGGCCAGGTCGGCTTCCACCTCGCCAGCCTGCTGCGCCAGGCCGGCGCCGAGCTGTGGGTGACCGACATCGTCGAAGCCAACGTGCGCCGTGCCGTCGAGCAACTGGGGGCCAAGGCCGTCGGGCAGCACGAGATCTATGGGCTGGACGTCGATGTCTTCGCGCCCTGCGCCATGGGCGGCATCATCAACCCGCAGAGCCTGGAAGCGCTGCGCGTGCCGATCATCGCCGGCGCCGCCAACAACCAGCTGGCCGACGCGCAACTGGCCGAGGAGCTCAAGCGCAACGGCTGCCTCTACGCGCCGGACTACGCCATCAATGCCGGCGGCATCATCGACGTCTACTTCGAGCGCAGCGGCGGCAGCGCGGCCGAGCTGAAGGCGCACATCGAAGGCATCGGCAACACCCTGCGGCAGATCTTCACCCGCGCCGACCAGGAAGGACGCACCACCACCGATGTCGCCGACCGCCTCGCCGAAGAGCGTTTCGGGCGCGTGTAA
- a CDS encoding GNAT family N-acetyltransferase, translating into MPQPLPQLLPDSPFTTVTLRAASPADAPALAALLHQLGEDESRPDHALLALRLAELPSGREVVVAERDGRLLGTCTVILVEHLAHNFARSAIVEDVVVDKDARGLGIGQALMDKAAERGRAWGCYKLVLSSGQSREAAHRFYESLGYRPHGISLYLDI; encoded by the coding sequence ATGCCCCAGCCACTCCCGCAGCTCCTGCCCGACTCCCCCTTCACCACCGTGACCCTGCGCGCCGCCAGCCCGGCGGATGCACCGGCGCTGGCCGCCCTGCTGCACCAGCTGGGCGAGGATGAGTCACGGCCCGACCACGCGCTGCTGGCCTTGCGCCTCGCGGAGCTGCCCAGTGGCCGCGAGGTGGTAGTGGCGGAGCGTGACGGGCGCCTGCTGGGCACCTGCACGGTGATCCTGGTGGAGCACCTGGCGCACAACTTCGCGCGCTCGGCGATCGTCGAGGACGTGGTGGTGGACAAGGACGCGCGCGGCCTGGGCATCGGCCAGGCGCTGATGGACAAGGCCGCCGAACGCGGCCGTGCCTGGGGTTGCTACAAGCTGGTGCTGTCCAGCGGGCAGAGCCGCGAGGCGGCCCATCGCTTCTATGAGTCGCTGGGCTACAGGCCCCACGGGATCAGCCTGTACCTGGATATCTGA